One Populus nigra chromosome 16, ddPopNigr1.1, whole genome shotgun sequence genomic window, CAGTAGCAACACACGCTTCCCTGTATACAAAAACGGGGGCTAGTTTGCAAATCATCGTAATTTTGCTCTTTTGTTGTCCGTTTTCAGGCTGCTCCCAGAGCCAGACAGAAAATGGGCTGATGATAGACTGAGAGAgcgcgtgtgtgtgtgttttcagCCTCTTCAAAAAGTCCCAGGTCAGTCCTTTCTCTCAGACCCTGATTTCccattttgaaatttcttttcttttggtttcagATCTTTAGTTGTAAATTTTTCTtacctttttcattttattttcttttttttttgttctctgcTTGTAAGCTCTACATGTTAGTTAGTGGTTTTGAGTTAATAGCCTGTAGGTTGGTTACCGGGAaagttttgtgttttgaatttgttcattttttgagataataaagaaattttgagtctttttgtttggtttcagAAGgctttttagaagaaaaaaatgaaaatttgaacTTAAATTGGCAGCATAATTGTCACTGGTTCAGTAAAGTTGAGGCTGTTGTTGTCTTGGTTGTTTTGAGAAATGAAATGCGCTTGCTTGATTTTAATTTGGATGGGAATTGTTTCATGTTGGTTGACATTCTAAGCTAGGGCAGACAAAGAAAGTGGGAATTATTCATCACTTAGGTTGTTACGCGTGTTGTATTTAAGTTGTGTTCTGTACTTCTGGCCGGGAATGgaaaatattgaatttgttgATATATGCAACAGAAGCTTGAAGTGTTCTGTGTTCACTTATGTTTCTTTTTACAGGACCGCACTGTTTTGCAGGTTCCAAGAATATCTTTATTCAAGTGTTCATCGGACAAAGGATGCAACTTTGACTGCAATATTGGTGGCCAGactttcttggttttttattagTAAGAAAGACTGGTTTGAAATAGTTTGGTTCTCTGTCATGGAGACCTTGTGGAAACTGTTGTATTTGCTGGAACCTGCACCTGTTACCCTTATAGTGACAGCAGTAGCTGTAACATTTGGGTCTGCTTTTCGAGCTTTAAATTATGGCAAAGAAATGGAGAGAAACCGTGACTGGTCAGAAGCATCCATTACATTGGATAGGTCACAAGCACTAATGATCCCGATAATGAGTTCTTGCAGTTTGCTGTTGATGTTTTACCTGTTTTCGTCTGTCTCACAGCTCCTTACTGCATTTACAGCCATTGCCTCTGTTTCATCCCTCTTCTTCTCCCTCTCTCCTTTTGCTGCCTATATAAAGTCACGTTATGGTTTGGCAGACCCGCATGTGTCTCGTTGCTGTTCAAAGTCATTTACACGAATCCAAGGGTTGTTGTTGGTGTCATGCTTTCTAACCGTTTCTGCTTGGCTTGTTTCTGGGCATTGGATACTGAACAATCTGTTGGGTATTTCAATTTGCATTGCATTTGTGAGTCATGTAAGGCTTCCGAACATCAAAATATGTGCAATTCTCCTTGCATGCTTGTTCGTATATGACATTTTCTGGGTATTCTTCTCGGAGAGAATTTTTGGTGCCAATGTCATGGTATCAGTGGCAACGCAACAAGCATCAAATCCTGTTCATACGGTGGCCAATAGTTTGAGTCTTCCAGGTTTGCAATTGATTACAAAGAAGCTTGAGTTGCCAGTGAAAATAGTCTTTCCCAGAAATTTGTTGGGTAGTACAGCTTCTGGAGGAAATGCTACAGATTTCATGATGCTTGGTCTTGGCGACATGGTATgttagcattttattttattttttgttagcgATCTTGCGTAGTATTTATCAAGTCTATAAGACATGCTATCCCCCCATCCAAAATAGTGATGGTTTGACATCAAAGTTTATGCTTAAAGTTTTCTCAAATGGACTTAGGTAATATTTTGGGGCAACACCAGGGGCATCTGTGTAGTGTTAGCCCCAACAACCTGCCCCCCTCCCCCATCTTTGTtaggctaatttttttttaaagatgctGAATAAGCTGTTCATTGAGCAGTCATGCTAAATATCAGGTGCATCTGTATAGTATTAACTCGAAACCTCTATTGAGGTGATCTCTGCTACATAAGCTTTTACAAAAGATGGTGAGTGAGCAGTTCTTTGTGCGATCATTCTAAACACCAGTTGTCTGTAAATTTCCTTGTTGCGTCATGCTCTTGGATTTCTCGGTCGTTGATCTATAGCTTCTAATCCCTTTATTGGATTCACATACAGTCTTTAGTCCAGTCATGATAGGTAGACTTTTTGCATTCTGAGGTCGGATTGTATCCATGGGAGCCCATGGTTCCATATCTTCTTACCATGCATGTAGATATAGAATGATGAAGATACAAGATCCTTAGGACCTATTGGTTAAAAATCTTCGTAATCACTTCGCCACTGGCTATACTTTGTTTCTTCTACCTTTCTGATTCAGAGGCCTACCAAGAACTGATTTTAATGTTACTCTTGTTCCAAGCTATTCTTTCTGGTAGTAAAAGCTAAGCTGTTATGAATGATGATTTCACTGCCAGCATGCTTGGAACATGAAGTTATCCTATGATACACAACATGATATGCTTTCATTGCAACTTAATTTTGGTAAagatatttgttaaatttatttgcaTGCATGCTTGCGCACCAAAATTTTACTGG contains:
- the LOC133675824 gene encoding signal peptide peptidase-like 1; this translates as METLWKLLYLLEPAPVTLIVTAVAVTFGSAFRALNYGKEMERNRDWSEASITLDRSQALMIPIMSSCSLLLMFYLFSSVSQLLTAFTAIASVSSLFFSLSPFAAYIKSRYGLADPHVSRCCSKSFTRIQGLLLVSCFLTVSAWLVSGHWILNNLLGISICIAFVSHVRLPNIKICAILLACLFVYDIFWVFFSERIFGANVMVSVATQQASNPVHTVANSLSLPGLQLITKKLELPVKIVFPRNLLGSTASGGNATDFMMLGLGDMAIPAMLLALVLCFDYRKSRDPMNLLDLHSSKGHRYIWYALPGYAMGLVTALAAGVLTHSPQPALLYLVPSTLGPVIVVSWIRRELPELWEGSMSNGNDKARQIEV